In Phycisphaerae bacterium, the following proteins share a genomic window:
- a CDS encoding prepilin-type N-terminal cleavage/methylation domain-containing protein, producing MRPVLKKKRNQKNRTAPPGRAGFSLVELLVVIGIIAVLVGLSMPAINAMQKSFDSTGSEGMISTALSTARTLAISRQKYAGVRFQKVYDKDGLQKADQYMIFIIHDEDQSTLTDEFHAVDGYKPMRLPENIGVMDLTGISSISGDAALSNATTFSILFSQAGRLVIHDVQTRNKDGLTTNGSKDDVFNTKTQVQSGVGMFLQDDYPADGLDKEQSRNKFVIYDREKFGTMLTDGQKMDYLNGLKPVYVNPYTGALIEK from the coding sequence ATGAGACCTGTGCTTAAAAAAAAACGAAACCAAAAGAACAGGACAGCCCCGCCCGGACGGGCAGGCTTTTCGCTGGTGGAGCTGCTTGTTGTTATTGGGATAATTGCTGTCCTTGTCGGCCTTTCGATGCCGGCGATAAACGCGATGCAGAAGTCTTTTGACTCCACAGGTTCCGAAGGAATGATTAGCACGGCACTTTCTACTGCCAGAACGCTCGCAATCAGCCGGCAGAAATACGCCGGCGTCAGATTTCAAAAAGTCTATGATAAGGATGGCCTGCAGAAAGCCGACCAGTATATGATTTTTATAATTCACGATGAAGACCAGAGCACCCTTACCGATGAGTTTCATGCCGTTGACGGTTATAAGCCTATGCGGCTGCCGGAAAATATCGGTGTAATGGATTTAACCGGAATAAGTTCTATTAGCGGCGATGCGGCGCTTTCTAACGCCACCACATTTTCGATATTATTTTCACAGGCAGGCAGGCTTGTAATTCACGATGTTCAGACAAGAAACAAGGATGGATTAACTACAAACGGTAGCAAGGACGATGTTTTTAATACAAAAACGCAGGTACAATCCGGCGTCGGAATGTTTTTGCAGGATGATTATCCTGCCGATGGTCTTGATAAGGAACAAAGCCGAAATAAATTTGTTATCTATGACCGTGAAAAGTTTGGAACGATGTTAACGGACGGCCAAAAAATGGATTATTTAAATGGGCTTAAGCCTGTGTATGTAAATCCTTATACAGGCGCGTTGATTGAAAAATAA
- a CDS encoding prepilin-type N-terminal cleavage/methylation domain-containing protein encodes MAKKIMNSVAKNNGFSLTEVLMAVGILSVGLMLVATMFPVGIYLTSVASERTMAAIVADEAFAKIRLYGLDLNSGNWMSPRDKECMWYEEVSLIAIDPNEFSYPPVDPCSTDNSQYYWSALCKKCNNDGSDTRYLITVFVARKTSPNHTYLNGGDGGKIPRAAGISDLSQPASNELNIAYGNVRYVNPPTTILDNASGRLYRVIERKVSPSTVVVLDRDWDSDTDIPRQIWVVPPPNTGGKNADVGVFQRIIRF; translated from the coding sequence GTGGCTAAAAAAATTATGAACTCTGTGGCTAAAAATAACGGTTTCTCTCTTACCGAGGTCTTAATGGCCGTCGGCATACTCTCTGTCGGCCTTATGCTTGTTGCCACGATGTTTCCAGTTGGGATTTATCTTACCTCTGTCGCCTCGGAAAGGACTATGGCCGCGATTGTCGCGGACGAGGCCTTTGCCAAAATCCGGCTTTACGGTCTCGACCTTAACTCAGGTAATTGGATGTCTCCCAGAGACAAAGAATGTATGTGGTATGAAGAAGTATCTCTGATAGCAATCGACCCCAATGAATTTTCCTATCCGCCTGTTGACCCCTGTTCGACGGACAACAGCCAATATTACTGGTCTGCGTTGTGCAAAAAATGTAATAACGATGGGAGCGATACGCGGTATCTGATTACGGTTTTTGTCGCCAGAAAAACCTCGCCTAATCATACGTATCTTAATGGCGGAGATGGCGGAAAAATACCGAGGGCTGCCGGGATTTCCGATTTGAGCCAGCCGGCCTCAAATGAGTTGAACATTGCTTATGGTAACGTCAGGTATGTCAATCCGCCTACGACAATACTCGATAACGCTTCTGGCAGGCTGTACCGCGTTATAGAAAGAAAAGTTAGTCCTTCTACTGTAGTGGTACTGGATAGAGACTGGGATAGTGATACTGATATCCCGAGGCAAATCTGGGTTGTACCGCCGCCGAATACCGGCGGGAAAAATGCGGATGTCGGAGTCTTTCAAAGAATAATAAGATTTTAG
- a CDS encoding cold-shock protein, whose product MSTGKVKWFNASKGFGFITPDDGGADLFVHHSEIKVPGYTSLDEGQSVTFEVGQGKKGPCATNVVPA is encoded by the coding sequence GTGAGTACAGGTAAAGTAAAATGGTTCAACGCAAGTAAAGGTTTTGGCTTTATTACCCCGGACGATGGCGGAGCAGATTTGTTCGTTCATCATTCTGAAATAAAGGTTCCGGGCTACACATCATTAGATGAAGGCCAAAGCGTAACATTCGAAGTAGGTCAGGGCAAAAAGGGTCCATGCGCGACCAATGTAGTCCCCGCATAA